In the Alphaproteobacteria bacterium genome, GGACGGTGGCGACCACGAGCTGGATGCCGGATTTCTGTTCGAGATCGGCGAGCTTCGGTTCGACCGCGTTGCGTGTCTCGGCCGGGATGATGTTGGCCTGATCGACGATGCGGCCGGTGAGCGCCGGAAGGTTCGCGGCGGCAAGTGCGGCGAGAACGGCGAGAAGCAGCGCGGCAAGCCCGGCAGAGACGCGCGCTGGTATCCGCCCGAAGCCGGGGGCGCAACTTGCGATCATGTCACTGCCGGTGCGCGCGAAAGGCGCGGTCAGAACTTGACCTGCGGCGGAGACTGCGCGGTGTCGCTTGCGGCGAATTCCGCCATCGGCTTGTTGCCGCGGAACGCGGTGGAGGCCCAGATCACGCCCGGAAAGGTGCGCAGCTCGGTATTGTAGGCACGCACCGCCTCGATGTAGTCGCGGCGCGCGACCGCGATGCGGTTCTCGGTGCCTTCGAGCTGGGACTGCAGGGCGAGGAAGTTCTGGTTCGACTTCAGGTCGGGATAATTCTCGCTCACCGCCAGCAGGCGACCGAGCGCGCCGGTCAACTGGTTCTGCGCATCCTGGAACTGCTTGAGCTTCTCGGGGTCGGTGAGCTGCGACGCATCGATCTTGATCTGCGTCGCCTTGGCGCGGGCCTCGACCACGCTGGTGAGCACGTCCTTCTCCTGCTTGGCATAGCCCTGCACCGTTGCGACGAGGTTCGGGATCAGGTCGGCGCGCCGCTGGTAATTGTTCTGCACGTCGGCCCACTTCGCTTTCGCCTGCTCTTCCAGCGTCGGGATAGTGTTGTAGCCGCACGCCGAAACGGTGAGGGAGAGCAGCACGACGGCGAGGAGAGAGCGGATGCGGATGTTGGCCATGTCTGCACCTGTGCGATGAATGCCGTGGCGCCAATACGCAATTACCTGTGAGCGAAGGCGTCGCAGATCACGTCGTAATTGACCGGTGAATGTCAATGCCCGCGACGCCGTCCTCGCTTCGGTTATAGCGCACGAAGCCGGCCAGTGCGATGCGCCGATGAATGCGCGCTTCATGGCCGCGAGTGTAGCCCACGGGGAGTGAGGCGAAATGCCGGAGTGGAACCCGGCAGCGCGGCATGCGTTTGTGGTAGCAGAGGAGCTCTCACATGAAATCTGTTATCGGCGCCGTCATCGCTCTGGCATTGGCCGCGAGCGCTCCGGCTGAAGCCAAGGGATGCCTCAAGGGAGCGCTGGTCGGTGGCGTGGCTGGCCACTACGCCGGCCATCACGGAACGTTGGGAGCGGTCGCGGGCTGCGTGGTCGGGCGGCATCGGGCGAACGAACAGGCACGCATGCAGCAGCAACGGCAGCAACAATACCCGCAGCGCTATTGACCCTTTGCTGCTGAATCGGTCCTTAGCGCGCCGGATTCAGCAAGAGCTCGCGTCGTGGCGGGCGGCCGCTAGTGCCCTGAACCTGAAGTTCGCACTCACCAAACCGCAAACACGATTGCGAACTTCAGGTTCAAAAGGGCACTAGATTCATAAGGCTTCTAGTGTCCTTCGATTCCGAAGTTCGCTTCAGAGCGTGCTGCAAGGTAGGGCGAACTTCGGACTCGGGACACTAGCGCAGCTTCGCGCCGAAATTCCGCTTCGGATCAAACTCCAAGGTCGCGCGGCCGAGTGGCTCGGCCGCCTGGCCTGCCTTGCGCGCGAGGAATTCGCCCGAGCCTGGCCTGGCGCGCAGCTG is a window encoding:
- a CDS encoding LemA family protein; translation: MANIRIRSLLAVVLLSLTVSACGYNTIPTLEEQAKAKWADVQNNYQRRADLIPNLVATVQGYAKQEKDVLTSVVEARAKATQIKIDASQLTDPEKLKQFQDAQNQLTGALGRLLAVSENYPDLKSNQNFLALQSQLEGTENRIAVARRDYIEAVRAYNTELRTFPGVIWASTAFRGNKPMAEFAASDTAQSPPQVKF